The following proteins are encoded in a genomic region of Micromonospora olivasterospora:
- a CDS encoding alpha/beta fold hydrolase, translated as MVNLQITFGEPHGATDAPCLVLGHSLGTSSALWADAAALLAKHFRVVTWDLPGHGASPAADDAFTISDLSDAVVGQLGARGVSKFLYAGVSIGGTVGMDVARRHAERVDAVAVISAGANVDAPAAWAERAALVRSEGTEALAAGSLQRWFAPATREHRGERAASMIEELRRADDRSYAWACEALAAYDVSPDLSRMDVRALALWGEYDQLVPERKSAELARGLPRGSLQCVPDAAHAAPLEQPTTVSDLLVDFFLGP; from the coding sequence ATGGTCAACCTGCAGATCACGTTCGGTGAGCCACACGGCGCCACGGATGCTCCGTGCCTGGTCCTCGGCCACTCCTTGGGTACGTCATCCGCCCTCTGGGCCGACGCGGCCGCGTTGCTCGCAAAACACTTCCGTGTCGTCACCTGGGACCTACCCGGACACGGCGCCTCGCCCGCCGCAGACGATGCGTTCACCATCAGCGACCTGTCCGACGCGGTGGTCGGTCAGCTCGGCGCACGCGGGGTCTCCAAGTTCCTGTACGCGGGCGTCTCCATCGGTGGCACCGTGGGGATGGACGTGGCCCGCCGGCATGCCGAGCGCGTCGACGCGGTTGCGGTCATCTCCGCCGGCGCCAACGTCGACGCACCAGCGGCCTGGGCTGAGCGGGCTGCCTTGGTGCGCTCGGAAGGGACTGAGGCGTTGGCGGCGGGATCGCTGCAGCGCTGGTTCGCGCCGGCGACGCGAGAGCACCGCGGCGAGCGAGCGGCGTCGATGATCGAGGAACTTCGTCGCGCCGACGACCGTAGTTACGCGTGGGCGTGCGAGGCTCTCGCCGCCTACGACGTCTCGCCCGACCTGTCCCGGATGGACGTCCGCGCTCTCGCGCTGTGGGGCGAGTACGACCAGCTCGTCCCCGAGCGCAAGTCGGCCGAGCTCGCTCGAGGGCTGCCGCGCGGATCTCTCCAGTGCGTTCCTGATGCGGCACATGCCGCGCCCCTCGAGCAGCCCACGACCGTCTCGGATCTGCTGGTCGACTTCTTCCTAGGCCCGTGA
- a CDS encoding amino acid ABC transporter ATP-binding protein gives MKQQPLVTIRDVRKCYGEIEVLKGIDLDVMHGEVLCLIGPSGSGKSTLLRCVNVLEQIDGGYIQVENEFAGATVKNGELHEPSEAEIARYRQRIGMVFQHFNLFSHLTALENVAIGLVKVRGFARSEAVARARASLSDVGLAHLENSYPRHLSGGQQQRVAIARALAMEPRLMLFDEPTSALDPELVGEVLSVMRRVAERGMTMIVVTHEMRFARDVADRVAFMDQGRIAEIDDAKKLIDSPTSERTKNFLNHVK, from the coding sequence GTGAAGCAGCAGCCACTTGTGACCATCCGGGACGTGCGGAAGTGCTACGGCGAGATCGAGGTCCTCAAAGGCATCGACCTCGACGTCATGCACGGAGAGGTGTTGTGTCTGATCGGGCCGTCAGGCTCAGGAAAGAGCACGCTGCTTCGTTGCGTGAACGTCCTCGAACAGATCGATGGCGGCTACATCCAGGTAGAGAACGAATTCGCGGGCGCGACGGTCAAGAACGGGGAGCTCCACGAGCCCAGCGAGGCCGAGATCGCGAGGTACCGCCAGCGCATCGGCATGGTCTTCCAGCACTTCAACCTCTTTTCCCACCTGACAGCGCTCGAGAACGTGGCCATCGGCCTTGTCAAGGTCCGGGGATTCGCAAGGAGCGAGGCGGTCGCCCGCGCGCGGGCGAGCTTGTCTGACGTCGGACTGGCGCACCTGGAGAACTCGTACCCGCGCCATCTCTCCGGTGGGCAGCAGCAACGTGTCGCCATCGCCCGCGCGCTGGCCATGGAGCCGAGGCTCATGCTGTTCGACGAGCCGACGAGCGCACTGGATCCCGAGCTCGTCGGGGAGGTGCTGTCGGTGATGCGTCGCGTGGCTGAGCGGGGGATGACCATGATCGTGGTGACCCACGAGATGCGGTTCGCGCGGGACGTCGCCGATCGGGTTGCCTTCATGGATCAGGGCCGGATCGCCGAGATCGACGACGCCAAGAAGCTGATCGATTCGCCGACATCCGAGCGTACGAAGAACTTCCTGAACCACGTGAAGTGA
- a CDS encoding amino acid ABC transporter permease translates to MTHVTHPAADVEVRDPFAKPRPRKHPSYWISGLVAAVILGFLVYGFVTNEHLEWDVVGDYLFADPIMEGLWMTIKLSLLAQLIAVLIGCLLALLGESRNPVFRTFVKAYVGLFRGLPLLVLLLICFNAALFIPRVGFGAASWDTNTLITGFTAAIIGLSLHEGAFMVEIIRAGFMSVPPGQREAAQVLGMKRGLTMRTIVIPQAIRVIIPPTGNQFISLLKASSLVAVIGGGDLLTRAQQIYGSNFKVIPLLMVVSFWYLTIVMLATLGQHFLEKKYSLSAGPQRKFMKSRVGEASK, encoded by the coding sequence GTGACACACGTGACACACCCGGCAGCTGATGTCGAAGTGCGAGATCCTTTCGCGAAACCCCGGCCACGCAAACACCCGAGCTACTGGATCAGTGGGCTTGTCGCGGCTGTGATCCTGGGTTTTCTCGTCTACGGGTTCGTGACCAATGAGCACCTGGAATGGGATGTCGTAGGTGACTACCTCTTCGCCGATCCCATCATGGAGGGCTTGTGGATGACGATCAAGCTCTCATTGCTCGCCCAGCTCATCGCGGTGCTGATCGGTTGCCTGCTCGCCCTTCTCGGTGAGTCCCGGAACCCGGTCTTCCGCACCTTCGTCAAGGCGTATGTCGGGTTGTTCCGAGGGCTGCCGCTCCTTGTTCTCCTGCTGATCTGCTTCAACGCGGCACTCTTCATCCCGCGAGTCGGGTTCGGTGCGGCCAGTTGGGACACGAACACCCTCATCACCGGTTTCACGGCCGCCATCATCGGCCTTTCCTTGCACGAGGGCGCCTTCATGGTCGAGATCATCCGTGCCGGCTTCATGTCGGTGCCTCCCGGCCAGCGTGAGGCGGCCCAGGTCCTGGGAATGAAGCGTGGCCTCACCATGCGGACCATCGTCATCCCACAGGCGATCAGGGTCATCATCCCTCCGACGGGCAACCAGTTCATCAGCCTCCTCAAGGCGAGCTCGCTCGTCGCGGTCATCGGTGGAGGCGACCTCCTCACCCGGGCCCAGCAGATCTACGGCTCCAACTTCAAAGTGATCCCGCTCCTCATGGTGGTCAGCTTCTGGTACCTGACGATCGTCATGCTGGCGACCCTGGGTCAGCACTTCCTCGAGAAGAAGTACTCCCTGTCCGCAGGACCGCAGCGGAAGTTCATGAAATCTCGAGTCGGGGAGGCGTCGAAGTGA
- a CDS encoding ABC transporter substrate-binding protein yields MPKSRVVTATLSLLAATALLLSGCGAEADTPKDNAQLVPKLNELLPQKVRDAGVLTVGTDPQYPPCDFTNQSGQIDGFNHDILMAMAPRLGVDIRQQAIAFDGLLPGVQSGRFDAAMECITDNLERQKTVKFVDYAYATKSVVTTSENKHGITKNPLTTCGLKAGVQTGTEFVEDAKLFSKNCESEGKAALQITNFPTAGDQNTALQSGRIDFAFTNTATGVWQAKASGGHFEIIPSPLLSRTYVGIVVGLQADGTAKALLGALEAIIEDGTYGKIMSKWELNDIALDKPGINLATERPLELPKVCGACGS; encoded by the coding sequence ATGCCGAAAAGCCGTGTAGTGACCGCTACCCTCTCCCTGCTTGCCGCCACCGCGCTCCTCCTGAGCGGCTGCGGGGCGGAGGCCGACACGCCGAAGGACAACGCTCAGCTTGTCCCGAAGCTGAATGAACTGCTGCCGCAGAAGGTGCGGGACGCCGGTGTCCTCACCGTGGGGACCGACCCGCAGTACCCGCCGTGCGACTTCACCAACCAGTCAGGGCAGATCGATGGTTTCAACCACGACATCCTGATGGCGATGGCGCCGCGACTTGGCGTCGACATCCGCCAGCAGGCGATCGCCTTCGACGGCCTGCTGCCCGGGGTGCAGAGCGGTCGGTTCGATGCCGCGATGGAGTGCATCACCGACAACCTGGAGCGTCAGAAGACGGTGAAGTTCGTCGACTATGCCTACGCCACCAAGAGCGTCGTCACGACGTCGGAGAACAAGCACGGCATCACGAAGAACCCCCTGACCACGTGTGGGCTGAAGGCGGGCGTTCAGACCGGAACCGAGTTCGTCGAAGACGCCAAGCTGTTCTCGAAGAACTGCGAGTCGGAGGGCAAGGCCGCGCTGCAGATCACCAACTTCCCGACCGCCGGCGACCAGAACACCGCACTGCAGTCCGGTCGGATCGATTTCGCCTTCACCAACACGGCGACTGGAGTGTGGCAGGCGAAGGCCAGCGGCGGCCACTTCGAGATCATCCCGAGCCCGCTGCTGTCGCGCACCTACGTCGGCATCGTGGTAGGCCTTCAGGCCGACGGGACCGCCAAGGCCCTGCTCGGTGCGCTCGAGGCGATCATCGAGGACGGCACCTACGGCAAGATCATGTCGAAGTGGGAACTCAACGACATCGCGTTGGACAAGCCCGGCATCAACCTGGCGACCGAGCGTCCCCTCGAGCTGCCGAAGGTCTGCGGGGCGTGCGGCTCCTGA
- the hutH gene encoding histidine ammonia-lyase, with protein MSTITITGEHLSLDTLRPVFRGPVRVALAPQAVENLRRAHQVILDAISRGDVVYGVNTGFGKLADRRISPSDLLELQRRSVLSHMVGVGDPLPDETVRAIMVIKLIGLARGHSGIRVETAEMIVDMINADVLPVIPTQGSVGASGDLAPLAHLAGALMGEGRVRIDGVTYNAVEGLAKAGLTPVELGPKEAVALLNGVQASTAIALRGLFGAEAVFNAGLAAGALTLEATAGRQVVLDDRIQQIRGHAGQIRVAGLLRRLVADSSVLDVEFEGRRLQDPYCLRCQPQVMGAALDLLTFAARTIQQEVNAVSDNPLMFPDDDVVLSGGNFHGQPIAYAADIIAMAICEIGSISERRQAMLMDASMSGLAPFLVGNAGLNSGFIMAQVTSAALVAENRAKATPNSVDSIPTSAGQEDHVSMATHASVRLGPMVRNAAYIIAIELLCAAQGLDLRNGGAAAPANRPTYDLVRSKAEFLEDDRIMAGEMEAVAAEVLDGVFIDIVGGPLEADA; from the coding sequence GTGAGCACCATCACGATCACCGGCGAGCATTTGAGCCTCGATACGCTTCGTCCCGTATTCCGGGGCCCTGTCCGGGTGGCGCTCGCTCCTCAGGCGGTGGAGAACCTGCGACGCGCGCACCAGGTGATCCTGGACGCGATCAGCCGCGGAGATGTGGTCTACGGGGTGAACACCGGCTTCGGGAAGCTGGCGGACCGACGGATCTCACCCTCGGACCTCCTGGAGCTGCAACGCCGGTCGGTGCTGTCGCACATGGTCGGGGTGGGCGACCCGCTTCCCGACGAGACGGTCCGCGCCATCATGGTCATCAAGCTCATCGGTCTTGCGCGCGGGCACTCCGGCATCCGCGTCGAGACCGCGGAGATGATCGTGGATATGATCAACGCGGACGTGCTGCCTGTCATCCCGACGCAGGGCTCCGTCGGAGCCTCGGGAGACCTGGCGCCGCTGGCGCACCTCGCCGGCGCCCTGATGGGAGAGGGTCGCGTCCGGATCGACGGCGTCACCTACAACGCCGTAGAGGGCCTCGCGAAGGCCGGGCTGACTCCCGTCGAACTGGGCCCCAAGGAGGCGGTGGCACTCCTGAACGGCGTTCAGGCATCCACCGCCATCGCCCTGCGGGGACTGTTCGGCGCCGAGGCCGTCTTCAACGCAGGCCTGGCCGCAGGTGCGCTGACGCTGGAGGCGACGGCGGGCCGGCAGGTCGTTCTCGACGACCGCATCCAGCAGATCCGCGGGCACGCTGGCCAGATCCGGGTCGCAGGCCTCCTGCGCCGCCTGGTCGCCGACAGTTCGGTCCTCGACGTGGAGTTCGAGGGACGTCGGCTCCAGGATCCCTACTGCCTGCGCTGCCAGCCACAGGTGATGGGGGCGGCGCTGGATCTCCTGACGTTCGCCGCGCGCACGATCCAGCAGGAGGTCAACGCGGTCTCCGACAACCCCCTGATGTTCCCCGACGATGACGTCGTCCTGTCGGGCGGGAACTTCCACGGCCAGCCCATCGCTTACGCGGCGGACATCATCGCCATGGCGATCTGCGAGATCGGGTCGATCTCCGAGCGCCGCCAGGCAATGCTCATGGACGCCTCCATGAGCGGGTTGGCGCCGTTCCTGGTTGGCAATGCGGGCCTGAACTCGGGGTTCATCATGGCTCAGGTGACCAGTGCCGCGCTCGTCGCGGAGAATCGGGCCAAGGCGACTCCGAACAGCGTCGACAGCATTCCGACCTCCGCCGGCCAGGAGGATCACGTCAGCATGGCGACGCACGCGTCCGTGCGCCTTGGGCCCATGGTGCGCAACGCGGCGTACATCATCGCGATTGAGCTGCTGTGTGCTGCCCAGGGCCTGGACCTGCGAAACGGCGGGGCTGCGGCGCCGGCGAATCGCCCCACCTACGACCTTGTGCGCTCCAAGGCCGAATTCCTCGAGGACGACCGAATTATGGCGGGGGAGATGGAGGCCGTTGCCGCGGAGGTCCTCGACGGGGTGTTCATCGACATCGTCGGTGGTCCACTGGAAGCTGACGCCTGA
- a CDS encoding NADP-dependent oxidoreductase translates to MLPPVTHSRAVVLASRPVGEPARSNLRLETRELPAVADGQVLLRTIYLSLDPYMRGRMNATRSYAKPVEVGEVMEGGTVCEVLESASPAFSPGDIVLAHSGWQTHAVQDSQSLRRVDPAKAPISTALGVLGMPGFAAYVGLTEIGRVRPGETLVVAAATGAVGSVVGQIAKIQGAHTVGIAGGARKVAFLRELGFDVALDHRSPTFEYELSEAVPDGIDIYFENVGGAVWDAVFDHLNDFARVPVCGLISQYNETSAPAGPDRLPQLMSAINIKRLVVRGFTQRDFISTHYSEFQRDMSAWLSAGRIKYREDFVDGLENAPDAFFGLLKGKNFGKLIVKVADDPTRPAPPVP, encoded by the coding sequence ATGTTGCCTCCTGTGACCCACTCCCGTGCCGTCGTCCTCGCCTCCCGGCCCGTCGGCGAGCCCGCCCGCTCGAACCTTCGTCTCGAGACGCGCGAGCTCCCGGCCGTCGCCGACGGCCAAGTCCTGCTGCGGACGATCTACCTCTCGCTGGACCCGTACATGCGCGGCCGGATGAACGCAACGCGTTCCTACGCCAAGCCGGTGGAGGTTGGCGAGGTGATGGAAGGCGGCACCGTCTGCGAGGTCCTCGAGTCGGCGTCGCCTGCCTTCAGCCCCGGCGACATCGTCCTCGCGCACTCCGGCTGGCAGACCCACGCCGTGCAGGACAGCCAGTCCCTGCGCAGGGTCGACCCGGCCAAGGCACCTATCTCAACCGCCCTCGGCGTGCTCGGCATGCCAGGTTTCGCGGCGTACGTCGGACTCACCGAGATCGGGCGCGTCCGCCCGGGCGAGACGCTCGTGGTGGCGGCCGCGACAGGGGCCGTGGGGTCCGTCGTCGGCCAGATCGCCAAGATCCAGGGCGCCCACACCGTCGGCATCGCGGGCGGCGCCCGCAAGGTGGCATTCCTGCGCGAACTGGGATTCGACGTCGCCCTCGACCATCGATCACCCACCTTCGAGTACGAGCTGAGCGAGGCCGTTCCGGACGGAATCGACATCTACTTCGAGAACGTCGGCGGCGCCGTGTGGGACGCCGTCTTCGATCACCTCAACGATTTCGCACGGGTGCCCGTCTGCGGCCTGATCTCTCAGTACAACGAGACGTCGGCCCCGGCTGGGCCCGACCGGCTCCCGCAGCTAATGAGCGCGATCAACATCAAGCGACTCGTCGTCCGCGGTTTCACGCAGCGAGACTTCATCTCGACCCACTACTCCGAGTTCCAGCGCGACATGTCGGCCTGGCTTTCCGCCGGCCGGATCAAGTACCGAGAGGATTTCGTCGACGGGCTCGAGAACGCCCCTGACGCGTTTTTCGGCCTCCTGAAGGGGAAGAATTTCGGGAAGCTCATCGTCAAGGTCGCCGACGACCCCACGCGCCCCGCACCGCCCGTGCCGTGA
- a CDS encoding MurR/RpiR family transcriptional regulator: protein MTATAATAPADVYERLTNARLSPAQRRIARYVIDHRDAAAFLTSESIARQVGVSQPSVSRFAAALGYARFSDFKRALQKWARSEMSTLPPSVESASPLAEAIGAEVANLQWLGQSVTLEEQISRVGSALMSSQRLPVIGLRISRSFAQHFAYLGAKVHPNISVIDRGDTEAKESLARAAAEGATWCLAFILPRYPREACDLVRYARQIGLRAAVLSDESFATVGHETDELITVRLGSGLLFDTSAAMNIASSALLHAMADSNPGASQDGLERFERHATDLAVFED from the coding sequence ATGACCGCCACTGCGGCCACGGCGCCGGCCGACGTCTATGAGCGCTTGACCAACGCCCGGCTATCGCCTGCGCAACGACGAATCGCGCGTTATGTGATCGATCACCGTGATGCTGCGGCCTTCCTGACCAGCGAGAGCATTGCTCGGCAGGTCGGCGTCAGCCAACCTTCGGTGTCACGGTTCGCGGCCGCGCTCGGTTACGCCAGGTTCTCGGACTTCAAGCGAGCGCTCCAGAAGTGGGCCCGCTCTGAGATGTCGACACTCCCGCCCTCAGTCGAGAGCGCGAGTCCCTTGGCCGAGGCGATCGGGGCCGAGGTGGCCAATCTACAGTGGCTCGGCCAGTCGGTCACCCTCGAAGAGCAGATTTCTCGGGTCGGGTCCGCCCTCATGTCCTCGCAGCGGCTGCCGGTCATCGGGCTGCGGATCTCGCGTTCGTTCGCCCAGCACTTTGCCTACCTCGGCGCCAAGGTGCACCCGAACATCTCTGTGATCGACCGCGGCGACACAGAGGCCAAGGAGAGCCTTGCTCGCGCGGCGGCGGAGGGGGCCACCTGGTGCCTGGCGTTCATCCTCCCGCGCTACCCGAGGGAAGCCTGTGACCTGGTGCGTTATGCGAGGCAGATCGGACTCAGGGCCGCGGTTCTCAGTGACGAGTCGTTTGCGACCGTCGGGCACGAGACCGATGAGCTCATCACCGTCAGGCTCGGGAGTGGGTTGCTCTTCGACACGTCCGCAGCGATGAACATCGCCTCGTCCGCGCTCCTGCACGCCATGGCCGACTCCAACCCCGGGGCCTCGCAGGACGGGCTCGAGCGCTTCGAGCGACACGCCACCGACCTCGCGGTCTTCGAGGACTGA